The Pelodiscus sinensis isolate JC-2024 chromosome 6, ASM4963464v1, whole genome shotgun sequence genome has a segment encoding these proteins:
- the ELAC1 gene encoding zinc phosphodiesterase ELAC protein 1: MIPAKGNSGEALWVDKMSMDITFLGTGSAYPSPTRGASALVIRSEGECWLFDCGEGTQTQFMKSHLKAGRITKIFITHLHGDHFFGLPGLLCTINLQSSSTTSKQPVDIYGPLGLRNFIWRTLELSHTQLLFPYVVHELVPTPDQCPTEEFKELSYMDRDEVISKEVQGRTLHLDPVENAYTLVNNQQFVMKAFRLFHRIPSFGFLVEEQQRTGKLNAQKLKDLGIQPGPIYGKLKNGVTIVLENGVIISPSDVLDEPIPGRKICILGDCSGVVGDEAMKLCYKADLLVHEATLDDTQMDKAKEHGHSTPKMAAEFAKLCKVKKLVLTHFSQRYKPAGQIGEGDIDVMALKRQAESVLNGQEVTLAEDFMTIEIPGKKQK; this comes from the exons ATGATTCCAGCCAAGGGGAACAGCGGGGAAGCCCTCTGG GTGGACAAAATGTCCATGGATATAACTTTTCTGGGAACGGGCTCAGCATATCCATCTCCAACAAGAGGAGCTTCAGCTTTAGTCATTCGTAGTGAAGGAGAATGCTGGCTATTTGATTGTGGAGAGGGAACTCAAACACAGTTTATGAAAAGTCATCTTAAAGCAG GCAGAATTACTAAGATATTTATAACTCATCTTCATGGGGACCATTTTTttggtcttcctggtctgctgtgcACAATTAATCTTCAGAGTAGTTCTACGACAAGCAAGCAACCTGTTGATATCTACGGACCATTAGGACTACGAAACTTCATTTGGAGAACTCTGGAACTCTCCCACACACAACTTCTCTTTCCATATGTAGTTCATGAACTTGTACCTACACCAGATCAGTGCCCTACAGAAGAATTTAAAGAACTATCTTATATGGACAGAGATGAAGTGATTTCCAAAGAAGTGCAAGGGAGAACACTTCATCTGGATCCTGTAGAAAACGCCTACACACTGGTCAACAATCAGCAATTTGTTATGAAAGCATTTCGATTATTTCATCGCATTCCTTCCTTTGGATTTTtagtggaggagcagcagcggaCTGGTAAACTCAATGCACAGAAACTAAAAGACCTTG GAATTCAGCCAGGCCCTATATATGGGAAACTGAAGAATGGTGTTACGATTGTCTTAGAAAATGGAGTAATCATTTCTCCTTCAGATGTCTTGGATGAGCCTATTCCTGGAAGAAAAATTTGTATTTTAGGTGACTGTTCAGGCGTTGTTGGAGATGAAGCAATGAAACTTTGTTACAAAGCAGATCTGTTAGTTCATGAAGCCACGCTGGATGACACCCAAATGGACAAGGCCAAAGAGCATGGTCATAGCACTCCAAAAATGGCAGCTGAGTTTGCAAAGTTGTGTAAGGTTAAGAAATTGGTTCTGACTCACTTCAGTCAGAGGTATAAACCAGCTGGTCAAATTGGAGAAGGAGATATTGATGTCATGGCACTGAAGAGACAAGCTGAATCAGTGTTAAATGGTCAAGAAGTAACTTTAGCTGAGGATTTTATGACAATAGAAATTCCAGGGAAAAAGCAGAAGTAG